A window of Candidatus Bathyarchaeota archaeon genomic DNA:
TCCTGCTGGGCTGTATTTTGCTTTAACGTGAAACTGCCTATCATAGATTTCCCTTACCAACCTTTTCATTAAAATTGGTGATTCTGGGGCTTAACAGATTAACTTTTAGAAAAAAGGTTTAGATGGATGCTTCTTGTGAAAGATCAGCTTGAAGGACCTGGCGAGTTCTTTTTCGTAACAGCACCACCCCAACCACTCCAACAAGCGCCACCAAAACGACGCTTCCAACCGCGATCAACGTGTAGTCAGTTTGCCCCTCAACAGCTTGAGGGTTAGGTTGTCCATTCATTTCACCCGGAGAACCCGATGGCATCGGCATAGTCCCGTTGAAGTCAGGCCTGTTTCCGCTACCAAAATCGTATGGTCCACCAGAGGGCCTAGTCATGTTTCCGTTCCAGTTTGGCGGGGCGGTTCCGTTGAAGTCGGGCGGCTGCATCATTTCGCCAGATTGAGCGTTCACGGAGTTTATCGACAAAAGACATCCAAACAGAAAGATTGCTGCTGCAAGGGCTGTTTGTATTTTCTTGTTACCTTTTTGTGTAAGGAGCGAGTTTTCACTTCCACATTTGAGGAGTCAGGAGGTAGCTTTGGGGCGGATATAAGATTTTACCAAGATGTCTCCCAAAACAAAAACCACGGAAAAAAATTAATGGCAAAAAAGAAAAAAAGAAACGCGTTACGCGTATTTCTTGTCGTTGTAGCAGTACCAACGCTGATACTGTGGAATCCAAGTCAAGGGTTTACCACAAGTTTGGCAAAGTGGCTGCGAAGATGCCTGCTGCTGAACTGGAGCTGCGGCTTGAGCGGCAGGTTGCTGGTAGCTTTGTTGGTAGGCGATTTGGGCGACGGGTTTTAATATGATGAAGTCTGAAGCTGCTTGAACTTCTTCCCAAGCGACGTTTTGGATTTGTCCTTCGTCGTTTTCGACGGTCAAGGATATGCCCATTTTGCCGACTGCAAACGCGACATCCTTAACTTTACCAAGTAATCTGCCTTTTGCGTCTATGACTTGCATGGAAACCAGTGCATCTCTGGTTAGGGGTTTATCGTTTTCGCTCATGTTGATTCACTCAGATTCTGAATAGTTTGTTCCTGTTAAAAGAATTTTCTGTTCACCGACAAATGCTGCTCAAAGCAAGGTGGCAAGTAAACGGTGGCTTGTTTAGCAAGGGCTAAATACCCCCAAAACCTGTAGTTTAAGTGTAAGGTGTTTTTATGTCAAATATTGATTTATCCCAAGAGGCAACAGCGAAAATTAAACAAGCCATAAACGAATTCAAAAACTCCCTTGGAACATATTTTAAAGACAACACTATCGAAATTAAAACTTGGAAGTTC
This region includes:
- a CDS encoding PRC-barrel domain-containing protein, which encodes MSENDKPLTRDALVSMQVIDAKGRLLGKVKDVAFAVGKMGISLTVENDEGQIQNVAWEEVQAASDFIILKPVAQIAYQQSYQQPAAQAAAPVQQQASSQPLCQTCGKPLTWIPQYQRWYCYNDKKYA